A DNA window from Theobroma cacao cultivar B97-61/B2 chromosome 5, Criollo_cocoa_genome_V2, whole genome shotgun sequence contains the following coding sequences:
- the LOC18600420 gene encoding E3 ubiquitin-protein ligase ATL31, which produces MSCTAKHGIVSLLLFFLFVLLSPPPSAAQPINQSDERYSYARFSPSMAIIVVVLIAALFFMGLFSIYIRNCSDSNANSVRPVAAGAGRSRRGTRGLEASVIETFPTMVYSEVKVHKIGKGALECAVCLNEFEDDETLRLIPKCDHVFHPECIDAWLASHNTCPVCRANLAPQPGEPVSQPTELNNSAAEVDLEAQNDDGESETDEERRRNNNVNCDVDAQVAPEVEVISLSRTLNRNRTRGSRSSRARKLFFPRSHSTGHSLVQPGENTDRFTLRLPAEVRKQFMKRELNRALSMVVLPRERSSRRGFRTGEDGGSRRGKSFRRLERLDQGVKSDRWVFSMTPPFFSRASSMKSPKVAANDGEGSSSSSPVGPVGDSSRPPV; this is translated from the coding sequence ATGTCGTGCACCGCCAAACATGGAATCGTTTCTCTTCtcctcttcttcctcttcgTACTCCTTTCTCCGCCTCCCTCCGCCGCCCAACCGATCAATCAGAGCGACGAGCGTTACTCCTACGCGCGTTTCAGCCCTTCCATGGCCATAATTGTTGTCGTTTTGATAGCTGCTCTGTTCTTTATGGGTCTTTTCTCGATTTACATCCGGAACTGCTCCGATTCCAACGCCAACAGCGTCCGCCCTGTAGCTGCTGGAGCCGGCCGGTCGCGGCGCGGGACGCGCGGGCTTGAAGCGTCGGTGATCGAGACTTTCCCCACCATGGTTTACTCCGAAGTTAAGGTTCACAAGATCGGGAAAGGGGCTCTGGAGTGCGCGGTTTGTTTGAATGAATTCGAAGACGACGAAACACTGCGTTTGATACCCAAATGCGATCACGTTTTCCACCCTGAATGTATCGACGCTTGGTTAGCTTCTCATAACACTTGCCCCGTCTGTAGAGCTAATCTCGCTCCTCAACCAGGTGAACCAGTGAGTCAACCCACCGAGTTGAACAACTCTGCCGCCGAGGTAGACCTCGAGGCTCAGAACGACGACGGTGAGTCGGAAACGGACgaagaaaggagaagaaacAATAATGTGAACTGCGACGTGGATGCCCAAGTTGCTCCGGAGGTTGAAGTAATCAGTTTGAGCCGAACTTTAAACAGGAACCGCACACGTGGATCAAGATCGAGCCGTGCACGTAAACTCTTTTTCCCGCGGTCTCACTCCACCGGACACTCTTTGGTCCAGCCAGGTGAGAACACCGACCGTTTCACTTTGCGTTTGCCGGCCGAGGTCCGAAAGCAGTTTATGAAACGGGAGCTGAACCGGGCACTGAGCATGGTGGTGTTGCCCAGGGAAAGGAGTTCGCGACGGGGGTTCCGAACCGGGGAAGACGGCGGGAGCCGTAGGGGAAAGTCTTTTAGGCGGCTCGAGAGGTTGGACCAGGGAGTTAAGTCGGACCGGTGGGTGTTTAGCATGACACCACCGTTTTTCAGTAGAGCATCTTCCATGAAGTCACCAAAGGTGGCGGCAAATGATGGCGAAGGATCCTCCTCAAGTTCGCCGGTTGGACCGGTGGGTGACTCAAGCCGCCCTCCGGTTTAA